One window from the genome of Streptomyces sp. NBC_00287 encodes:
- a CDS encoding flavodoxin, giving the protein MTQKQHITPGRRTLLRGVLLGGAAVVTGCSTASPDESEPETTDRASSAASPGKRVLLAYYSRPGENFSYGERTNLKVGNTEVLAGMISERIECDVHRIEAVDPYPFGYDETVARNVREQDADARPAIVDLPSSIERYDTVLLGSPIWNVRAPMIMSTFAERYDFGGKTVFPFTTHAMSGLGSTDRDYRATCRGATIGEGLAVRGEEVRDADGAVRSWLRRVGLL; this is encoded by the coding sequence ATGACCCAGAAGCAGCACATCACGCCCGGGCGGCGCACGCTCCTTCGCGGCGTGCTCCTGGGAGGAGCGGCAGTCGTGACCGGCTGTTCCACGGCCTCGCCCGACGAGAGCGAGCCGGAGACCACCGACCGGGCTTCCTCGGCGGCTTCACCCGGAAAGCGGGTGCTGCTGGCCTACTACTCCCGGCCGGGCGAGAACTTCTCCTACGGCGAGCGCACCAACCTCAAGGTCGGTAACACCGAAGTCCTCGCCGGGATGATCAGCGAGCGCATCGAGTGCGACGTACACCGCATCGAGGCAGTCGATCCCTACCCCTTCGGCTACGACGAGACGGTCGCGCGCAATGTCCGCGAGCAGGACGCCGATGCGCGGCCGGCCATCGTCGATCTCCCGTCCTCGATCGAGCGTTACGACACGGTGCTGCTCGGCAGCCCCATCTGGAACGTCCGGGCACCCATGATCATGTCGACCTTCGCCGAGAGGTACGACTTCGGCGGCAAGACGGTCTTTCCGTTCACGACGCATGCGATGAGCGGTCTTGGCTCCACCGATCGTGACTACAGGGCGACTTGTCGGGGCGCGACCATCGGCGAGGGGCTAGCGGTACGCGGCGAGGAAGTCCGGGACGCCGATGGTGCCGTCCGGTCGTGGCTGCGCCGTGTCGGCCTTCTGTAG
- a CDS encoding FAD-binding oxidoreductase produces MLRKLLFWSLAVVFPFPLVQTYDSLSDDPGPLKFYVFLGLIAYTWWLLSIVLSVRPFWVHRFVGLPALYGLHGMLGVLAIVAAYVHREYSYSPSGLARDLGDWSFYLSLTVLCFAVFFMSGWLVDRSRLLLRAKGLLEKVFRRQLSVWIHRLNLVVVAMIWLHAHLLVRVNQYFAFMVLFDLYTVTALGLYAWKKWIAPDTYLMGSVISNDARGGSTRRVSIGLDSKAAALQPGDFFFLRFEGSSAVSGEWHPFSVTDADQKTLTFTIRQHGDFTRRLDGVEVGTRVRLEGPFGRFESIIQGQDRAAPLVLVGMGAGVAPLLSLAAAHHTTRRIHLLWAVRRPEDAYYRDVLEEYQAASGNRLQVTISVGRFRREDLANTLSAKAIATGAFFIVGPNPAVLANQRLLRRIGVSGRRIHQERLTM; encoded by the coding sequence ATGCTGCGTAAGCTGCTGTTCTGGAGTCTGGCGGTGGTGTTTCCTTTCCCGCTGGTGCAGACCTACGACTCCTTGTCCGATGATCCCGGACCCTTGAAGTTCTACGTATTCCTCGGTCTGATCGCCTATACCTGGTGGCTGTTGTCCATCGTCCTCAGCGTGAGACCGTTCTGGGTGCACCGTTTCGTGGGGCTGCCGGCTCTGTACGGCCTGCACGGGATGCTCGGCGTGTTGGCGATCGTCGCGGCGTATGTGCACCGCGAATACTCCTACTCGCCGAGTGGTCTGGCCCGGGACCTGGGGGATTGGAGTTTCTACCTGTCGCTCACCGTACTGTGCTTCGCGGTGTTCTTCATGAGCGGATGGCTGGTCGACAGATCGAGACTGCTCCTGCGGGCCAAGGGACTTCTGGAGAAGGTCTTCCGCCGCCAACTGTCCGTCTGGATTCATCGGCTCAACCTGGTCGTCGTGGCAATGATCTGGCTGCACGCCCACCTGCTCGTGAGAGTGAACCAGTACTTCGCGTTCATGGTGCTCTTCGATCTCTACACGGTGACGGCGCTGGGCCTCTACGCCTGGAAGAAGTGGATCGCGCCCGATACCTATCTGATGGGCAGCGTCATCAGCAATGACGCGCGCGGCGGTTCAACCCGCAGGGTGTCCATCGGCCTCGACAGCAAGGCAGCGGCCCTGCAACCCGGCGACTTCTTCTTCCTCCGCTTCGAGGGGTCCTCCGCGGTGAGCGGGGAATGGCATCCCTTCTCGGTGACCGACGCCGACCAGAAGACACTGACCTTCACGATTCGCCAGCACGGCGACTTCACCCGCCGCCTCGACGGCGTCGAAGTGGGAACCCGCGTGCGCCTGGAGGGGCCGTTCGGCCGCTTCGAGTCGATCATCCAGGGTCAGGACCGTGCAGCTCCGCTCGTCCTCGTCGGGATGGGCGCGGGGGTCGCGCCGCTGCTCAGTCTGGCCGCAGCGCATCACACCACGCGAAGGATTCACCTGCTGTGGGCCGTGCGCAGGCCGGAGGACGCCTACTACCGCGACGTGCTCGAGGAATACCAGGCGGCGTCCGGTAACCGTTTGCAGGTCACCATCAGCGTCGGCCGATTCCGCCGCGAAGACCTCGCCAACACGCTTTCCGCAAAGGCGATCGCGACGGGCGCGTTCTTCATTGTGGGCCCCAACCCTGCCGTGCTGGCAAACCAGCGCCTTTTGCGGCGAATTGGGGTCTCCGGACGACGAATACACCAAGAACGTCTCACCATGTAG
- a CDS encoding flavodoxin: MTNTTRRSFLALATVALAGSSVAGCSIIGGAGEALTDDTESTETVAPLDKSRTLVAYFSLPETDDPNGMSEDESNSTHVVDGKVLGNTQYVAQIIGERTGAEVFRIETAEELPLDHGTLEDLALEQQETDARPKLKALIPNLDDYDTVFIGYPIWWYDLPMPMYTFLEQHDFSGKNIILFSTHGGSRLSGTVDTITGTLSDANVIGNALTISRDDMDSAEGEVADWLDRLGQ, encoded by the coding sequence ATGACAAACACCACACGCCGCAGTTTTCTTGCGCTGGCCACCGTCGCATTGGCGGGCAGCAGCGTCGCAGGCTGTTCGATCATAGGAGGAGCAGGCGAGGCCCTCACCGACGATACGGAGTCCACGGAAACCGTCGCCCCGCTGGATAAATCGCGCACTTTGGTCGCCTACTTCTCGTTGCCGGAGACCGATGACCCCAACGGCATGAGCGAAGACGAGTCGAACAGTACGCACGTCGTTGATGGAAAGGTTCTCGGAAACACTCAGTACGTCGCCCAAATCATCGGTGAGCGCACTGGCGCCGAGGTGTTCCGTATCGAGACGGCGGAAGAGCTTCCCCTCGATCATGGAACGCTCGAAGATCTCGCACTCGAACAGCAGGAAACGGATGCGAGGCCGAAGCTCAAGGCGCTGATCCCGAACCTTGACGACTACGACACCGTGTTCATCGGCTATCCGATCTGGTGGTACGACCTGCCGATGCCGATGTACACGTTCCTCGAGCAGCACGACTTCTCCGGCAAGAACATCATCCTGTTCAGCACCCACGGCGGAAGCCGTCTGTCGGGAACCGTTGACACCATCACCGGAACCCTTTCCGACGCCAACGTGATCGGCAACGCGCTCACGATCTCGCGGGACGACATGGACAGCGCCGAAGGAGAGGTGGCCGACTGGCTCGACCGCCTCGGTCAATAG
- a CDS encoding LacI family DNA-binding transcriptional regulator, which produces MADRGTDGARPVTIAYIAESAGVSVPTVSKVINGKSGVSADTRARVEELVNRYGYRKPAGANRNNTVELVFRELESMWAVEVIRGVERVARRHGVGVLVSKFGLHDSTPATWDDTVSRRPNCVLSVAQLSEAEREQLRAKGIPFVVFDPTVELPDDVPFVGATNWSGGRAATRHLVELGHRRIAMISGPETVLCCCARMDGYRSALQSAGLPLDPELVVHTGLTREDGRAAAGALLSLPEPPTAIFTANDLQALGVYRAARDAGLRIPEDLSVVGFDDLPVVAWVEPPLTTVHQPLTEMAVAATEMALALGRGEDAPQARLEIGTTLTVRASTAPPKN; this is translated from the coding sequence TTGGCGGACCGCGGAACCGACGGGGCCCGGCCGGTGACCATCGCCTATATCGCCGAGTCGGCGGGGGTGTCGGTGCCGACCGTGTCCAAGGTGATCAACGGCAAGTCGGGGGTGTCCGCGGACACGCGCGCCCGGGTCGAGGAACTGGTCAACAGATACGGCTACCGCAAGCCCGCCGGCGCGAACCGCAACAACACCGTGGAACTCGTCTTCCGCGAGCTGGAGAGCATGTGGGCGGTCGAGGTCATCCGCGGAGTGGAGCGGGTGGCCCGTCGGCATGGCGTCGGCGTGCTGGTCTCCAAGTTCGGCCTGCATGACAGCACCCCGGCGACCTGGGACGACACCGTGTCCCGGCGCCCCAACTGTGTCCTTTCCGTCGCCCAGTTGTCCGAGGCCGAGCGGGAGCAGCTGAGGGCGAAGGGGATCCCGTTCGTCGTCTTCGATCCGACCGTCGAGCTTCCCGACGACGTCCCGTTCGTCGGCGCCACCAACTGGTCCGGAGGACGGGCCGCGACCCGGCACCTGGTCGAGCTGGGGCATCGACGCATCGCGATGATCAGCGGGCCCGAGACCGTCCTGTGCTGCTGCGCCCGCATGGACGGCTACCGCTCCGCACTGCAGAGCGCGGGCCTGCCGCTCGATCCCGAACTCGTCGTGCACACCGGCCTGACCCGCGAGGACGGCCGCGCCGCGGCCGGCGCACTGCTCTCCCTTCCGGAGCCGCCCACCGCGATCTTCACGGCCAACGACCTTCAGGCACTGGGCGTCTACCGAGCCGCCCGCGATGCCGGACTGCGCATCCCGGAGGACCTGAGCGTGGTCGGCTTCGACGACCTGCCGGTGGTCGCGTGGGTGGAACCGCCCCTGACCACCGTCCATCAGCCGCTGACCGAAATGGCCGTCGCGGCAACCGAGATGGCACTCGCCCTCGGCCGCGGCGAGGACGCTCCGCAGGCTCGCCTGGAGATCGGGACGACCCTGACCGTCCGCGCCAGCACCGCGCCGCCGAAGAACTGA
- a CDS encoding cellulase family glycosylhydrolase — MTRLARLLARRRGSSRPVRRLAALALAIVLLPLVPVAAHADTQPSASAGSPAARSAVAAMQPGWNMGNTYDAIPDETSWGNPPVTQALLKKVKSQGFKSIRLPVTWGIHQGPAPAYTIDAAWMAKVKQVVDWAQAEGLYVLLNMHHDSWMWVNQLSTDHDTVLARYNAIWTQIAATFRDTSSRVVFESVNEPTFSGTSGDDENYRLLKELNSEFHRIVRASGGNNASRLLVLPTLYTNADQSRLDALAAELTALNDPMVATTVHFYGFWPFSVNIAGYTRFDATSEQDLTGTFDRVYNTFVAQGIPVIIGEYALLAYDHNRLGIIEPGEQLKYFEFLGNYARQRKFTTMLWDAGQFLNRNTLQWRDPALFAQIKSSWTTRSGTASSDRVFLPKSGAITSKTLTLNPNTTDFQGLWHAGSELLRGTDYSVSGNQLTLTSTALTRLAGDRAYGVNATLEARFSRGVPWRIDVITYDTPVLSNATGNTSAFSIPTQFRGDILATMEARYEDGTNAGPANWTSYQQYDTAFSAYTADAIKLTPEFFNSVRDGSRITLTFHFWSGATATYHVTKSGISVTGTTA, encoded by the coding sequence ATGACGAGATTGGCAAGACTCCTGGCCCGGCGACGCGGATCCTCAAGACCCGTGCGGCGTCTGGCGGCACTCGCTCTGGCGATCGTCCTGCTTCCCCTGGTACCGGTCGCCGCGCACGCCGATACGCAACCGTCGGCGTCGGCCGGCTCCCCCGCGGCACGCAGCGCGGTGGCGGCCATGCAGCCCGGCTGGAACATGGGCAACACCTACGACGCCATCCCGGACGAGACCTCCTGGGGCAACCCGCCCGTGACCCAGGCGCTCCTGAAGAAGGTCAAGTCGCAGGGGTTCAAGAGCATCCGGCTCCCCGTCACCTGGGGCATCCACCAGGGTCCGGCGCCTGCCTACACGATCGACGCGGCCTGGATGGCGAAGGTCAAGCAGGTCGTCGACTGGGCGCAGGCGGAGGGCCTGTACGTTCTGCTCAACATGCACCATGACTCATGGATGTGGGTCAACCAGCTGTCGACCGACCACGACACCGTCCTCGCCCGGTACAACGCCATCTGGACCCAGATCGCGGCGACGTTCCGGGACACGTCGTCCAGGGTGGTCTTCGAGAGCGTCAACGAGCCGACGTTCAGCGGCACTTCGGGCGACGACGAGAACTACCGGCTGCTCAAGGAGCTCAACAGCGAGTTCCACCGGATCGTCCGCGCGTCCGGCGGCAACAACGCGAGCCGTCTACTCGTCCTGCCCACGCTCTACACCAACGCGGACCAGTCACGACTGGACGCACTGGCCGCCGAACTGACCGCCCTCAACGACCCCATGGTGGCCACGACCGTCCACTTCTACGGGTTCTGGCCGTTCAGCGTGAACATCGCCGGGTACACCCGTTTCGACGCCACCTCGGAGCAGGACCTCACCGGCACCTTCGACCGGGTCTACAACACCTTCGTCGCGCAGGGCATCCCGGTCATCATCGGCGAGTACGCCCTGCTCGCCTACGACCACAACCGTCTCGGCATCATCGAGCCCGGGGAGCAGCTCAAGTACTTCGAGTTCCTCGGCAATTACGCCCGCCAGCGCAAGTTCACCACGATGCTGTGGGACGCCGGTCAGTTCCTGAACCGCAACACGCTGCAATGGCGTGATCCGGCGCTGTTCGCCCAGATCAAGTCGAGCTGGACCACGCGTTCGGGAACCGCCTCCAGCGACCGGGTGTTCCTCCCGAAGTCGGGTGCCATCACCAGCAAGACGCTCACGCTCAACCCCAACACCACCGACTTCCAGGGGCTTTGGCACGCGGGCAGCGAGCTGCTCAGAGGCACCGACTACTCGGTCTCCGGCAACCAGCTCACCCTGACGTCCACCGCACTCACCCGGCTGGCCGGCGACCGGGCGTACGGAGTCAACGCCACCCTGGAGGCCAGGTTCTCCAGGGGCGTCCCCTGGCGGATCGACGTGATCACGTACGACACCCCCGTGCTGTCGAACGCCACCGGCAACACCAGCGCGTTCAGCATCCCCACACAGTTCCGTGGCGACATCCTGGCGACGATGGAGGCCAGGTACGAGGACGGAACCAACGCGGGCCCGGCCAACTGGACCTCGTACCAGCAGTACGACACCGCCTTCTCGGCCTACACCGCCGACGCCATCAAACTGACCCCCGAGTTCTTCAACTCGGTCAGGGACGGCTCGCGCATCACGCTCACATTCCACTTCTGGAGCGGCGCCACGGCGACGTACCACGTCACCAAGTCCGGCATCTCGGTGACCGGCACGACCGCCTGA
- a CDS encoding NADPH-dependent F420 reductase has translation MTTATPQRLTLVGAGNMARGIATRALAGRHTVRILGRDTAKAEKLVADLAGTAPDADVRVGGEQDVAAADIVVLALPFEAAKAVAASHAAVLDGKTVVDITNPVDYAGWTGLTVPAGTSAAEEIAASAPGAHVVKAFNTTFAGTLAAGSLPDGVPLDLFLAGDDEEAKGQVARIGRDGGMHVIDAGPLARARELEGFQFLHMALQGSLGSNWMSGIKIVLP, from the coding sequence ATGACAACCGCCACCCCCCAGCGACTCACCCTCGTTGGCGCTGGGAACATGGCCCGCGGCATTGCCACCCGCGCCCTGGCCGGCCGGCACACGGTCCGGATCTTGGGGCGTGACACCGCGAAGGCCGAGAAGCTCGTCGCCGACCTGGCCGGCACCGCCCCGGACGCCGACGTCCGCGTGGGCGGCGAACAGGACGTCGCCGCCGCCGACATCGTCGTCCTGGCCCTGCCCTTCGAAGCCGCCAAGGCAGTGGCCGCCTCGCACGCGGCAGTCCTGGACGGCAAGACCGTGGTCGACATCACGAACCCCGTGGACTACGCGGGCTGGACCGGCCTCACGGTCCCGGCCGGCACCTCCGCCGCCGAAGAGATCGCCGCCTCGGCGCCGGGCGCGCACGTGGTCAAGGCTTTCAACACCACCTTCGCCGGAACCCTGGCCGCGGGCTCATTGCCCGACGGCGTTCCTCTGGACCTGTTCCTGGCGGGTGATGACGAGGAGGCCAAGGGGCAGGTGGCCCGCATCGGCCGGGACGGGGGCATGCACGTCATCGACGCCGGTCCGCTCGCCCGCGCCCGCGAACTGGAGGGCTTCCAGTTCCTCCACATGGCCCTACAGGGCAGTCTCGGGTCGAACTGGATGAGTGGTATCAAGATCGTGCTTCCGTAG